A window from Mycolicibacterium tokaiense encodes these proteins:
- the mbtD gene encoding mycobactin polyketide synthase MbtD has translation MSRAVSFPDGRVPVVLSAHAADLVRADAAAVLGHLGDRPDVDVAAVAAHLLRTRRIRRYRAVIRAADRAELIAGLTAVAAGEDHPLVTHSGVAAAPRLAFVLPGQGNQWPGMGADAYRLLSDYRATAEVFEAAFAAAGHDTPGPYLRGDAREFTQIQIQAAQFVHAVALAAVWRGCGVTPDLTVGHSLGEVAAAYLAGALTADAAVGVVAARAAVVGELPGEYGMAVLGVDADTARALIDGNPGWLELSVVNADSSVVVSGERSAVAELVRDAERSGRFARHIDVDFPAHTSALEPLRGTLQARLPRAEFTDSAVQFIGSATGAVVLPGTDFADYWYTNLRNTVRFDRALHTALRCGATAFVELSAHPALLFALSDLVDSAPELPEGPAVLVGSGHRDRPLVDELSANIAAAATVDPGYRWIDLLPPAHSPALRDFPPAPMRAGFFWAAPQPMSPVPTVSVLTETWAPAPPARAGDRRIGVLDLGGGDTIAESIRAAAADAVPVADADLVLVLAPRDTGADVTRAAADLAARVDAGLLDYVEALGAGCRDVWLVTAGGVCAREGDPTPAPVPAALAVMHRSLGHEAADHTFHHLDLPGWDTDATTLLDAVRSAHGEVALRDGGLLRRDVTQNPPDAAPPLPADQLDNVVITGGSGTIALHFARRLVERGARRVVLLSRRGADAPAVREFLRTCPAGVEVHAPACDITDRQSVAAAAEAYADGGASLVIHAAGTAAFAPRLLVSGEHLQQMCAAKLTGLTNLVDLWPLHPDARMLLCSSVIGVWGGKSATGYAAANRLLDVLAAQLRTQGYRCASVRWGLWQGSNIIDAAEINRVERSGLQQMAARPAVEAGLRDHAGDPLILSADPDRLRTFLDTAEPEAGAIAVDSPAHAADAVRAELVSVLNLADRPLDPAATLFDLGMDSLLALDLRKRITRVTGRSVALATLLGGITVRELVATFEESDSPT, from the coding sequence GTGAGCCGCGCCGTGTCCTTCCCGGACGGCCGCGTGCCGGTGGTGCTGTCCGCTCACGCCGCCGACCTGGTACGCGCCGACGCCGCCGCCGTGCTCGGTCATCTGGGTGACCGACCCGACGTCGACGTCGCTGCGGTGGCCGCACACCTGCTACGTACCAGGCGAATCCGCCGGTACCGCGCCGTCATCCGGGCAGCCGACCGGGCCGAGCTGATCGCGGGACTGACCGCGGTGGCCGCGGGGGAGGACCACCCGCTGGTGACGCACTCCGGTGTGGCCGCCGCGCCGCGGCTGGCCTTCGTGCTGCCCGGGCAGGGCAACCAGTGGCCGGGTATGGGAGCCGACGCCTACCGGTTGTTGTCGGACTACCGCGCGACGGCCGAGGTGTTCGAGGCCGCGTTCGCCGCGGCCGGGCACGACACCCCGGGGCCCTACCTGCGCGGCGATGCCCGGGAGTTCACCCAGATCCAGATCCAGGCAGCCCAATTCGTGCACGCTGTGGCCCTGGCGGCGGTGTGGCGGGGCTGCGGGGTGACGCCGGACCTGACGGTGGGCCACAGCCTCGGTGAGGTGGCGGCTGCCTACCTCGCCGGCGCCCTCACCGCCGACGCCGCGGTGGGTGTGGTGGCAGCGCGGGCAGCAGTGGTCGGCGAACTGCCCGGCGAGTACGGGATGGCGGTGCTGGGCGTCGACGCCGACACTGCCCGCGCACTGATCGACGGCAACCCGGGGTGGCTGGAGCTCTCGGTGGTCAACGCGGACTCCTCGGTGGTGGTTTCCGGCGAGCGCAGCGCCGTCGCCGAACTGGTCCGCGACGCCGAGCGCAGCGGCCGCTTCGCCCGGCACATCGACGTCGACTTCCCCGCCCACACCAGCGCCTTGGAGCCGCTGCGCGGCACACTGCAGGCACGCCTGCCGCGGGCCGAGTTCACCGACAGCGCCGTGCAGTTCATCGGCTCGGCCACGGGCGCCGTGGTGCTGCCCGGCACCGACTTCGCCGACTACTGGTACACCAACTTGCGCAACACGGTGCGCTTCGACCGGGCACTGCACACGGCCCTGCGATGCGGGGCGACCGCCTTCGTCGAACTCTCCGCACACCCGGCGCTGTTGTTCGCCCTCAGCGACCTCGTTGACAGCGCCCCTGAACTGCCCGAGGGGCCCGCGGTGCTGGTGGGCTCCGGCCACCGGGACCGCCCACTGGTCGACGAGCTGTCGGCCAACATCGCCGCCGCGGCCACCGTCGATCCCGGCTACCGCTGGATCGACCTGCTGCCGCCGGCGCATTCTCCGGCGCTACGTGACTTTCCCCCCGCCCCCATGCGGGCCGGGTTCTTCTGGGCCGCACCCCAACCCATGTCACCGGTACCCACGGTCTCGGTGCTCACGGAGACCTGGGCACCCGCACCGCCCGCGCGTGCCGGCGACCGACGCATCGGTGTGCTCGACCTGGGTGGGGGCGACACGATCGCCGAGAGCATCCGCGCGGCTGCCGCCGACGCGGTGCCGGTCGCCGACGCCGACCTGGTGCTGGTGCTCGCCCCGCGCGACACCGGCGCCGACGTCACCCGCGCGGCTGCCGACCTCGCCGCCCGAGTGGACGCCGGTCTGCTGGACTACGTCGAAGCACTGGGTGCCGGCTGCCGCGACGTGTGGCTGGTGACGGCGGGCGGAGTCTGCGCCAGAGAAGGGGACCCGACCCCCGCACCCGTGCCGGCCGCGTTGGCGGTCATGCACCGCAGCCTGGGTCACGAGGCCGCCGACCACACGTTCCACCATCTCGACCTCCCGGGATGGGATACCGACGCCACCACCCTGCTGGACGCCGTACGCTCGGCGCACGGCGAGGTGGCGCTGCGCGACGGCGGGCTGCTGCGCCGCGACGTCACGCAGAACCCGCCTGACGCCGCACCCCCGCTGCCCGCCGACCAGCTCGACAACGTGGTGATCACCGGTGGATCCGGCACCATCGCCCTGCATTTCGCGCGCCGGCTGGTCGAGCGGGGTGCCCGGCGCGTCGTCCTGCTCAGCCGCCGCGGCGCCGACGCACCCGCGGTCCGGGAGTTCCTGCGCACCTGCCCGGCCGGCGTCGAGGTGCACGCGCCCGCGTGCGACATCACCGACCGGCAATCGGTGGCCGCCGCGGCCGAGGCGTACGCCGACGGTGGTGCGTCGCTGGTGATCCACGCCGCCGGTACCGCGGCTTTCGCACCGCGGCTGCTGGTCAGTGGTGAACACCTGCAGCAGATGTGCGCCGCCAAACTCACCGGGCTGACAAACCTGGTCGACCTCTGGCCGCTGCACCCGGATGCCCGAATGCTGTTGTGCTCCTCGGTGATCGGCGTGTGGGGTGGCAAAAGTGCCACCGGGTATGCCGCAGCCAACCGCCTGCTGGACGTGCTGGCCGCGCAGCTGCGCACCCAGGGGTACCGCTGTGCCTCCGTGCGGTGGGGACTGTGGCAGGGCAGCAACATCATCGACGCCGCCGAGATCAACCGGGTGGAGCGCTCCGGCCTGCAGCAGATGGCCGCCCGTCCCGCCGTCGAAGCCGGGCTGCGTGACCACGCAGGCGACCCGCTGATACTCAGCGCCGACCCGGATCGGCTGCGTACCTTCCTCGACACCGCGGAACCCGAGGCCGGCGCCATCGCCGTCGACAGCCCAGCACACGCGGCCGACGCGGTGCGCGCGGAGCTGGTCAGCGTGTTGAACCTCGCCGACCGTCCGCTGGACCCCGCGGCGACTCTGTTCGACCTCGGCATGGACTCACTGTTGGCCCTCGATCTGCGCAAGCGCATCACGCGGGTCACCGGCCGCTCGGTGGCGCTGGCGACCTTGCTGGGCGGCATCACCGTCCGCGAGCTCGTCGCCACCTTCGAAGAAAGCGATTCCCCCACGTGA
- a CDS encoding thioesterase II family protein, protein MGRLEFQPWIKRFPGGGTVSVVVFPHAGGAAATYRDFATALAHAGADAYIVQYPQRAERLTQPPAPTLEHLAADLFGAADWSALAPLRLFGHCMGALVAFEFARTAHSQGVPVQQLWASASDAPSTAAAAPRVPTTDRELLRDVVALGGTDPRLLADADFIDMLLPSIRADYRAWNTYARDADVRVPADIHAVGGTADTRVAENSLRTWASHTDGAFTFELFDGEHFYLHQHLDALAARVAA, encoded by the coding sequence ATGGGCCGGCTCGAATTCCAGCCGTGGATCAAACGATTCCCCGGCGGCGGCACCGTGTCGGTGGTGGTGTTCCCGCACGCCGGGGGAGCCGCCGCGACGTACCGGGATTTTGCGACGGCGCTGGCGCACGCCGGGGCCGACGCCTACATCGTGCAGTATCCGCAGCGCGCAGAACGCCTCACACAGCCGCCCGCGCCGACGCTGGAACACCTGGCCGCCGATCTGTTCGGCGCCGCGGACTGGTCCGCGCTCGCCCCATTGCGCCTGTTCGGACACTGTATGGGCGCCCTGGTGGCGTTCGAGTTCGCCAGAACCGCTCATTCCCAGGGGGTCCCGGTGCAGCAGCTGTGGGCCTCGGCCAGCGACGCACCGTCCACCGCGGCCGCGGCGCCGCGGGTGCCCACCACCGACCGGGAGCTGCTGCGCGACGTGGTGGCCCTCGGTGGCACGGACCCGCGGTTGCTCGCCGACGCCGACTTCATCGACATGCTGCTGCCGTCCATCCGCGCCGACTACCGGGCCTGGAACACCTATGCCCGTGATGCCGACGTGCGAGTGCCCGCCGACATCCACGCAGTCGGCGGCACCGCCGACACCCGGGTGGCCGAGAACTCCTTGCGCACCTGGGCGTCACACACCGACGGCGCGTTCACCTTCGAGCTGTTCGACGGCGAGCACTTCTACCTGCACCAGCACCTCGACGCCCTCGCAGCACGGGTGGCCGCATGA
- a CDS encoding non-ribosomal peptide synthetase, translated as MTDIDTTTDAQRLELLRRKLAERGLRAASVESAATAPSDALSEGQLRMYFVHAADPSGALLNVCLSYRITGEVDTARLHDALDAVTFRHSVLRTTYRADELGVPHASVQADLRPGWAEHDLSALPASSRKLRLEVLAQREFAAPFDLAADAPLRITVIRTGPDELVMLLVAHHIAWDDGSWEVFFTDLTAAYCGTQLGPEPSRVVRDDTAAVEADARYWREVMADPPEPLELPGPHGSAVPTSWRSARSAVRLTADSAERITALARESGTTPYVVLLSVFGALMHRYTHTDDFLTVTPVLNRDATTGGVIGYHGNTVAMRLRLRSDMTFREFLTTTGDTALGAFAHQRVGLDRMVRELNPDRRHGAERMARVSFGFRGPDRFGFTPPGVHCERAELRGNLTQLPLGLMVEFDTSGLMIEIEHLVEIIDPALARQLLDHFTKLLEAALTQPDSPLSRLDYLSAGEAAWLRDATYGQEFSTTPTTLADLVEEQVDRTPDAVAVVYEGRHISYRELNAAANQVAHWLIDRGVGAEDRVAVLLDKSPELVVTALGVAKAGAVYLPIDPTYPEDRLSFILADCDAELVLREPVSGVEDYRTDNPTDADRVRPVGPDNTAYLIYTSGSTGLPKGVPVPHRPVAEYFVWFKDEYHAGESDRLLQVASPSFDVSIAEVFGTLAMGSRLVIHKSDGLRDIGYLTDLLRTEGITAMHFVPSLLGLFLSLPGVNEWRTLRRVPIGGEPLPGEVADKFHATFDALLHNFYGPTETVINASRFKVEGKQGTRIVPIGTPKINTSLHLLDDALQPVPVGVIGEIYIGGTHVAHGYHRRPGLTAERFVADPFTPGARLYRSGDLARRNADGDIEFVGRADEQVKIRGFRIELGDVAAAISVEPTVGQAVVVVSDLPQLGRSLVGYLTPVSGHSAETVDVASIRARVAAALPEYMVPAGYVVLDEIPITAHGKIDRRALPDPEIGAVTEFRAPGTDTEHMLAQVFSDLLGREQVGADDSFFDLGGHSLVATKLVATIRDRFGVEVGVREIFELATVSALAEYIDAAAAGNGAPGRPKLLPLPHDTPMPLSASQLRSWFAYQVDGPSAVGNIPFAAELRGPVDTAALAAAINDVVNRHEILRTTYREIDGVPYQMISPHAPVEVHTGTGDEHWLTAELDRLRTHVFHLEQDLPFRAAVLAAPDRHVLSLVIHHIAGDHWSATVLFSDLLTAYRARRAGDQPSWAPLPVQYADFGAWQGQLFGDDAGIVAAQRDYWTRTLAGLGEETGLPHDFPRPPVPSGAGDSVPLHVSAATRGILAELCRELGVTEFMLLQAAVAVVLHKAGGGRDVAIGTPVAGRTEAELDQLIGFFVNFVVLRNDLSGNPSAREILARARDMALGAYANQDLPFDQVVDALRPSRSLARNPVFQVVVHVREQLPAGRVIDTGPEGDTTFTALEPPFDLTQADLSLNFYATPGSTTEGYSGHIIFRPELYRRETVQRLAGWLDRVLAWFAGEPDSRLGELELTDAEERRRIVDEFGGGTALVLDDDLHLVPVGAVGDLYLTGGPLATAQWAATSPGPSRLVPDPSAGNPDSLCYRSGDRARWLSDGRLEILGSPGPTRSTPAAVPAQPPVTDTERALADLLTGLLDVDVVNRHDDFFTLGGDSILAVQMASRGKESGLAITARMIFENPVLADLAVAVDHRAGAEEASDVHHAPMTASGLSTDELAELTASWVGADADGRP; from the coding sequence GTGACTGACATCGACACCACCACCGATGCGCAGCGGCTGGAACTGCTGCGCCGCAAACTGGCCGAACGTGGCCTGCGGGCTGCGTCGGTCGAGTCCGCCGCGACGGCGCCCTCGGATGCGCTGTCGGAGGGACAGTTGCGGATGTACTTCGTGCATGCCGCCGACCCCAGCGGCGCCCTACTGAACGTCTGCCTGTCCTACCGGATCACCGGCGAGGTCGACACCGCCCGGCTGCACGACGCACTGGATGCGGTGACGTTCCGGCACAGCGTGTTACGCACCACCTACCGTGCCGACGAGCTCGGGGTTCCGCACGCGTCGGTGCAGGCCGATCTGCGACCCGGGTGGGCCGAGCACGACCTGTCGGCGCTGCCCGCGTCGTCGCGGAAACTGCGACTCGAGGTGCTGGCGCAGCGGGAGTTCGCCGCGCCGTTCGACCTCGCCGCCGACGCCCCGCTGCGGATCACCGTCATCCGCACCGGGCCTGACGAGTTGGTGATGCTGCTGGTGGCCCATCACATCGCGTGGGACGACGGCTCCTGGGAGGTGTTCTTCACCGACCTCACCGCGGCGTACTGCGGTACGCAGCTGGGGCCCGAGCCCTCCCGGGTGGTCCGTGACGACACCGCCGCAGTCGAGGCCGACGCCCGGTACTGGCGTGAGGTGATGGCCGATCCGCCCGAGCCGCTGGAGCTCCCGGGACCCCACGGCTCGGCGGTGCCCACCAGCTGGCGATCCGCGCGCAGCGCTGTGCGGCTCACCGCGGACAGCGCGGAGCGCATCACCGCCCTGGCCCGCGAGAGTGGCACCACGCCCTACGTTGTTCTGCTGTCGGTGTTCGGCGCGTTGATGCACCGTTACACCCACACCGACGACTTCCTCACCGTGACCCCGGTGCTCAACCGCGACGCCACCACCGGGGGCGTCATCGGCTATCACGGCAACACGGTCGCGATGCGGCTGCGCCTCCGCTCGGACATGACGTTCCGCGAATTCCTGACCACCACCGGCGACACCGCGCTGGGGGCGTTCGCCCACCAGCGCGTCGGCCTGGACCGGATGGTGCGCGAACTCAACCCGGACCGCAGGCACGGTGCCGAGCGGATGGCACGGGTCAGCTTCGGTTTCCGCGGCCCGGACCGGTTCGGGTTCACCCCGCCCGGCGTGCACTGCGAACGCGCCGAGCTGCGCGGCAACCTGACCCAACTCCCGCTGGGCCTCATGGTGGAATTCGACACCAGCGGCCTGATGATCGAGATCGAGCACCTGGTCGAGATCATCGACCCCGCACTGGCTCGCCAGTTGCTCGACCACTTCACCAAGCTGCTGGAAGCTGCTCTGACGCAACCGGATTCGCCGCTGTCACGGTTGGATTACCTGAGCGCGGGGGAGGCGGCCTGGTTGCGGGACGCCACCTACGGCCAAGAGTTCTCCACCACCCCCACGACACTTGCCGACCTGGTGGAAGAGCAGGTCGACCGGACGCCGGATGCCGTGGCCGTGGTGTACGAGGGCCGCCACATCAGCTACCGGGAGCTCAACGCCGCCGCCAACCAGGTGGCACACTGGCTGATCGATCGGGGTGTCGGGGCCGAGGACCGGGTGGCCGTGCTGCTCGACAAGTCGCCCGAGCTGGTGGTCACCGCGCTGGGGGTGGCCAAGGCCGGCGCTGTCTACCTGCCTATCGACCCGACCTACCCCGAGGACCGGCTGTCCTTCATCCTGGCCGACTGCGACGCCGAACTGGTGCTGCGCGAGCCGGTTTCCGGTGTCGAGGACTACCGCACCGACAATCCCACCGATGCCGACCGGGTACGCCCGGTCGGACCGGACAACACCGCCTACCTGATCTACACCTCGGGTTCCACCGGTCTGCCCAAGGGCGTGCCGGTCCCGCACCGCCCGGTCGCGGAGTACTTCGTCTGGTTCAAAGACGAGTACCACGCCGGCGAGAGCGACCGCCTGCTGCAGGTGGCCTCACCCAGTTTCGACGTGTCCATCGCGGAGGTGTTCGGCACCCTGGCGATGGGCTCACGGCTGGTGATCCACAAGTCCGACGGCTTGCGCGACATCGGCTATCTCACCGATTTGCTCCGCACCGAGGGCATCACCGCGATGCACTTCGTGCCCTCGCTGCTGGGCCTGTTCCTGTCGCTGCCCGGCGTCAACGAGTGGCGCACGCTGCGGCGGGTCCCGATCGGCGGCGAGCCGCTGCCCGGCGAGGTCGCCGACAAGTTCCACGCCACCTTCGACGCGCTGCTGCACAACTTCTACGGCCCCACCGAGACCGTGATCAACGCCAGCCGCTTCAAGGTCGAGGGCAAACAGGGCACGCGGATCGTGCCCATCGGCACACCGAAGATCAACACTTCCCTGCACCTCCTCGACGACGCGCTGCAGCCCGTGCCGGTGGGCGTGATCGGCGAGATCTACATCGGCGGCACCCACGTCGCCCACGGCTACCACCGCAGGCCCGGCCTGACCGCCGAGCGCTTTGTCGCCGATCCGTTCACCCCGGGCGCCCGGCTCTACCGCTCCGGGGACCTGGCCCGGCGCAATGCCGACGGCGACATCGAGTTCGTCGGCCGCGCCGACGAGCAGGTCAAGATCCGCGGTTTCCGGATCGAACTCGGGGACGTCGCAGCCGCCATCTCGGTGGAGCCCACCGTGGGTCAGGCGGTGGTGGTGGTCAGCGACCTGCCGCAGCTGGGCCGCAGCCTGGTCGGCTACCTCACCCCGGTCAGCGGCCACAGCGCGGAAACCGTTGATGTGGCGAGCATCCGGGCCCGGGTCGCGGCAGCATTGCCGGAGTACATGGTGCCCGCCGGTTACGTCGTGCTCGACGAGATCCCGATCACCGCGCACGGCAAGATCGACCGCCGCGCCCTGCCGGACCCGGAGATCGGTGCCGTCACCGAGTTCCGCGCCCCCGGCACCGACACCGAACACATGCTCGCGCAGGTGTTCTCGGACCTGCTGGGCCGCGAACAGGTGGGCGCCGACGACTCTTTCTTCGACCTCGGCGGGCACTCCTTGGTGGCGACCAAGCTGGTGGCCACCATCCGGGACAGGTTCGGCGTGGAAGTCGGGGTGCGTGAGATCTTCGAACTTGCCACCGTCTCGGCGCTCGCCGAGTACATTGATGCTGCCGCCGCGGGCAATGGCGCCCCCGGTAGGCCCAAACTCCTGCCTCTGCCGCACGACACACCGATGCCGCTGTCGGCCTCGCAGCTGCGCAGCTGGTTCGCCTACCAGGTGGATGGGCCCAGCGCGGTCGGCAACATCCCGTTCGCGGCGGAACTGCGCGGACCGGTGGACACCGCGGCGCTGGCCGCGGCGATCAACGACGTGGTGAACCGGCACGAGATCCTGCGGACCACTTACCGCGAGATCGACGGTGTGCCCTACCAGATGATCAGCCCGCACGCGCCCGTCGAGGTCCACACCGGCACCGGCGACGAACACTGGCTGACAGCAGAGCTGGACCGGCTGCGCACCCACGTCTTCCACCTCGAACAGGATCTGCCCTTCCGAGCCGCGGTCCTGGCGGCCCCGGACCGGCACGTGCTGTCGCTGGTGATCCACCACATCGCCGGTGACCACTGGTCGGCCACCGTGCTGTTCAGTGATCTGCTGACCGCCTACCGCGCGCGTCGGGCCGGGGACCAGCCCAGCTGGGCGCCGCTGCCGGTGCAGTACGCGGACTTCGGCGCCTGGCAGGGGCAGTTGTTCGGCGACGACGCCGGCATCGTCGCAGCGCAGCGCGACTACTGGACCCGGACGTTGGCCGGCCTGGGAGAGGAAACCGGCCTGCCGCACGACTTTCCGCGCCCACCGGTGCCGTCCGGGGCCGGGGACTCGGTGCCGCTGCACGTTTCAGCGGCCACCCGGGGCATACTGGCCGAGCTGTGCCGTGAACTGGGCGTCACCGAGTTCATGCTGCTGCAGGCCGCGGTGGCAGTGGTGCTGCACAAGGCCGGCGGCGGGCGCGACGTCGCGATCGGCACCCCGGTGGCGGGGCGTACGGAAGCCGAACTGGACCAGCTGATCGGGTTCTTCGTGAATTTCGTGGTGCTGCGCAACGATCTGAGCGGCAACCCGTCCGCGCGGGAGATCCTGGCGCGCGCCCGGGACATGGCGCTCGGCGCCTACGCGAACCAGGATCTGCCGTTCGACCAGGTGGTCGACGCTCTGCGTCCGTCCCGGTCGCTGGCGCGCAACCCGGTGTTCCAGGTCGTCGTCCATGTGCGCGAACAGCTGCCCGCCGGCCGGGTCATCGACACCGGGCCCGAGGGCGACACCACGTTCACCGCCCTGGAACCTCCGTTCGACCTCACCCAGGCCGACCTCTCCTTGAACTTCTACGCCACCCCGGGGTCGACCACCGAGGGCTACAGCGGGCACATCATCTTCCGCCCCGAGCTGTACCGCCGCGAGACGGTGCAGCGGCTGGCGGGTTGGCTGGACCGGGTGCTGGCCTGGTTCGCCGGCGAGCCGGATTCCCGGCTGGGGGAGCTGGAGCTCACCGACGCCGAGGAACGGCGCCGCATCGTCGACGAGTTCGGCGGGGGAACGGCTCTCGTGCTCGACGACGACCTGCACCTCGTGCCCGTGGGTGCGGTGGGTGATCTCTACCTGACCGGCGGCCCGCTGGCCACGGCACAGTGGGCTGCCACCTCACCCGGGCCGTCGCGACTGGTGCCCGATCCCTCTGCCGGCAACCCGGATTCGTTGTGCTACCGCAGCGGTGACCGCGCCCGCTGGCTGTCCGACGGACGCCTGGAGATCCTCGGCAGCCCCGGCCCCACCCGGAGCACGCCCGCCGCCGTCCCGGCCCAGCCGCCGGTCACCGACACCGAACGGGCGCTGGCCGACCTGTTGACCGGGTTGCTCGACGTGGATGTGGTGAACCGGCACGACGATTTCTTCACCCTGGGCGGGGACAGCATCCTGGCGGTGCAGATGGCTTCCCGCGGAAAGGAATCCGGCCTGGCGATCACCGCCCGGATGATCTTCGAGAACCCGGTGCTGGCCGACCTGGCGGTGGCGGTGGACCACCGGGCCGGCGCCGAGGAGGCCTCCGATGTCCACCACGCCCCCATGACCGCATCGGGGCTGTCCACCGACGAACTCGCCGAACTCACCGCGTCCTGGGTGGGTGCCGACGCCGACGGGCGACCGTGA
- a CDS encoding polyketide synthase: MTDPVVIVGMAVEAPGGVDSAPGFWSLLAEQREALGPFPTDRGWPVRDIIDGSRRDGFKPVHDLGGFLTDAASFDPEFFGISPREAVAMDPQQRVALRVAWRAVENAGINPDELAGHDVGCYVGASVTRFGPDLSDYTDQTGHLITGTALGVISGRIAYTLDLAGPALTIDASCASALVALNTAVTAIVAGECDLALAGGVCVMNSPGFFVEFAKQHALSDDGRCRPYSAHASGTVWAEGAGMFLLQRRSAALRDGRTILGEIRAGAVNQDGRTTGLTAPSETAQVRLFRRALDRAGLTPDQVGMVEGHGTGTVLGDRTELHSLSRTYGATTPRRGPLLGSVKSNVGHSQAAAGALGLAKVLVSAQHAAVPPTLHVDEPSREIDWEAQGLRLADKLTPWVAAGGYRVGAVTAFGMSGTNSHLIVAVPE, encoded by the coding sequence ATGACCGACCCCGTGGTGATCGTGGGCATGGCCGTCGAAGCCCCCGGCGGGGTGGACTCAGCTCCGGGTTTCTGGTCACTGCTGGCCGAACAGCGCGAGGCACTGGGCCCGTTTCCCACCGACCGGGGCTGGCCGGTCCGCGACATCATCGACGGCTCCCGCCGTGACGGCTTCAAGCCGGTCCATGATCTCGGTGGGTTCCTCACCGACGCAGCTTCGTTCGATCCCGAGTTCTTCGGCATCTCTCCGCGTGAGGCCGTCGCCATGGACCCTCAGCAGCGGGTGGCGCTGCGGGTCGCCTGGCGCGCCGTGGAGAACGCGGGCATCAATCCCGACGAGCTGGCCGGCCACGATGTCGGGTGTTATGTCGGGGCGTCGGTCACCCGGTTCGGTCCCGATCTGAGCGACTACACCGATCAGACCGGCCACCTCATCACCGGGACGGCGCTGGGCGTGATCTCCGGACGGATCGCCTACACGCTGGACCTGGCCGGACCGGCGCTGACCATCGACGCGTCCTGTGCGTCGGCCCTGGTGGCGCTCAACACAGCGGTCACAGCGATCGTGGCGGGCGAGTGCGATCTGGCGCTGGCCGGCGGGGTGTGTGTGATGAACTCACCCGGGTTCTTCGTCGAGTTCGCCAAGCAGCACGCACTCTCCGACGACGGGCGGTGTCGCCCGTACAGCGCACACGCCAGCGGCACGGTCTGGGCCGAGGGCGCGGGCATGTTCCTGCTGCAGCGGCGCTCCGCCGCGCTGCGGGACGGCCGCACCATCCTGGGCGAGATCCGCGCCGGCGCCGTCAACCAGGACGGCCGCACCACCGGGTTGACCGCCCCCAGTGAGACGGCACAGGTACGACTGTTCCGGCGGGCGCTCGACCGGGCCGGGCTGACCCCCGACCAGGTGGGCATGGTGGAAGGACACGGCACCGGCACGGTGCTCGGGGACCGCACCGAACTGCACTCGCTGAGCCGGACCTACGGAGCCACCACCCCGCGCCGGGGTCCGCTGCTGGGTTCGGTGAAGTCCAATGTCGGCCACTCCCAGGCCGCCGCGGGCGCACTCGGCCTGGCCAAGGTACTGGTGAGCGCCCAGCATGCCGCGGTCCCCCCGACCCTTCACGTCGACGAGCCGAGCCGCGAAATCGACTGGGAGGCACAAGGTCTGCGCCTGGCCGACAAACTCACCCCCTGGGTCGCCGCCGGCGGGTACCGCGTGGGTGCGGTGACCGCCTTCGGGATGAGCGGTACCAACTCCCACCTCATCGTGGCGGTGCCCGAGTGA